One part of the Musa acuminata AAA Group cultivar baxijiao chromosome BXJ1-5, Cavendish_Baxijiao_AAA, whole genome shotgun sequence genome encodes these proteins:
- the LOC135673933 gene encoding NDR1/HIN1-like protein 2 encodes MTRSADPIPVVTSYPAGAGYPNPYPYVYGAPPPRLPPHAVPYYPYGAGATPRPAPPSEPRSTVFLRSLCAVMIASFLVLFVFNLVLWLVLRPNLPEIAVSWAAVSGFNLTAAAQRLSADLNFSLTFHNPNDKLGIDYDEIGVTVLYDSEIISYAPIPPFYQENGSTTAAGARLLSAGAKAMDWDRSHGDGALNFVFRVFAWVKFGSGAWWTRRDAVMAHCKDVRIGFGNGTVAAAGDLVGPSPKNCLVLM; translated from the coding sequence ATGACTCGCTCGGCCGATCCGATCCCAGTCGTCACCAGCTACCCCGCCGGCGCCGGCTACCCCAACCCCTACCCTTACGTCTACGGCGCTCCTCCCCCGCGGCTCCCGCCGCACGCTGTCCCCTACTATCCCTACGGGGCCGGCGCGACTCCGCGGCCGGCGCCCCCTTCCGAGCCGCGCAGTACCGTCTTCCTCCGCAGCCTCTGCGCCGTCATGATCGCCTCCTTCCTCGTCCTCTTCGTCTTCAACCTCGTCCTCTGGCTCGTCCTCCGGCCCAACCTCCCCGAGATCGCCGTTTCCTGGGCCGCCGTCTCCGGCTTCAACCTCACCGCCGCAGCCCAGCGGCTGTCCGCCGATTTAAACTTCTCCCTCACCTTTCACAACCCCAACGACAAGTTGGGCATCGACTACGACGAGATCGGCGTGACCGTCCTCTACGACTCCGAAATCATCTCCTATGCCCCGATCCCGCCCTTCTATCAGGAGAATGGGAGCACCACCGCGGCCGGTGCCCGCCTGTTATCGGCGGGCGCGAAGGCGATGGACTGGGATCGGAGCCATGGCGACGGGGCCCTGAACTTTGTTTTCAGGGTGTTCGCATGGGTGAAGTTTGGGTCGGGCGCGTGGTGGACGAGGAGGGACGCCGTGATGGCGCACTGCAAGGATGTCCGCATCGGGTTCGGTAACGGGACGGTGGCAGCGGCCGGCGATCTGGTTGGCCCTTCGCCCAAGAATTGCTTGGTTTTAATGTAA
- the LOC135674118 gene encoding basic leucine zipper 6-like isoform X1, protein MSWPAPLPPRCPFQSKGVPRRASDSAPQTPQNDTGSYAQNLMDEPPSWVDDLLAEPASGHRGISLRRSSSDPVSLLEVATSFQGPISPANEEDALSDSLLHESLEAAGASEVDGGFEAGSWVFGPNSPRQRSKLTDSESSIVTALLENVPSNPLQYLTVDYPSTSVTSKPHGMEDDYNPLANPDSHKLQRRHSGQRSRVRKLQYIAELERTVDMLQTLGADLATRVASLFQYRLALSMENKKLRQQIASLRQEKNIKDGQHQSLKNEAERLRMICGRHRRSKSVAACFEMDPSELDHSPINWQMLDLGKLNLGGSVFLWQRSKTTLSRRVVSFTWNCEQGKMLNYDVKVCTLADVISTATSHDLSNYYLFSEIHAFAHNGNYHLICL, encoded by the exons ATGTCTTGGCCAGCCCCCCTTCCTCCTCGCTGCCCATTTCAGAGCAAGGGGGTGCCTCGCCGAGCATCCGATTCTGCACCTCAAACCCCACAGAACGACACTGGATCGTATGCACAGAACCTCATGGATGAACCACCATCATGGGTAGATGATCTCTTGGCAGAACCGGCAAGTGGTCATAGAGGGATCTCTCTGCGGAGATCCTCCAGTGATCCAGTATCACTCCTGGAGGTGGCTACAAGTTTCCAAGGCCCAATATCTCCGGCCAATGAGGAAGATGCTTTGTCTGACAGTCTTCTCCATGAGTCGCTGGAGGCTGCGGGAGCCAGCGAAGTTGATGGTGGGTTTGAGGCTGGGAGCTGGGTCTTTGGCCCTAACTCCCCTAGACAAAGGAGCAAATTGACCGACTCTGAGAGCTCAATAGTGACTGCGCTGCTGGAAAATGTTCCTAGCAACCCACTGCAGTATCTAACTGTGGATTATCCAAGCACCTCTGTTACAAGCAAGCCACACGGAATGGAAGATGATTATAATCCTCTAGCCAATCCTGATTCTCACAAGTTACAAAGAAG GCACTCGGGTCAACGATCTAGGGTTCGTAAACTCCAATATATTGCTGAGCTTGAGAGAACTGTTGACATGCTTCAG ACACTGGGAGCAGATTTGGCCACTAGAGTTGCTTCTCTGTTTCAGTACCGTCTTGCTTTATCCATGGAAAACAAGAAACTAAGGCAGCAGATTGCCAGTCTTCgacaagaaaaaaatatcaagGATG GTCAACATCAGTCTCTGAAGAATGAAGCAGAGAGGTTGAGAATGATTTGTGGGCGCCACCGGAGAAGCAAAAGTGTGGCTGCATGTTTTGAGATGGACCCTTCTGAATTAGATCATTCGCCGATAAATTGGCAGATGTTGGACTTGGGAAAGCTCAATCTTGGTGGTAG TGTATTTTTGTGGCAACGATCGAAGACTACACTTTCTCGGCGTGTGGTGTCATTTACCTGGAACTGTGAGCAAGGAAAAATGTTGAACTATGACGTCAAGGTTTGCACTCTTGCAGATGTCATCTCTACAGCTACTAGCCATGATCTGAGTAATTACTATCTGTTCTCTGAGATCCATGCTTTTGCACACAATGGTAATTACCACCTAATATGTCTGTGA
- the LOC135674118 gene encoding basic leucine zipper 6-like isoform X2, whose translation MSWPAPLPPRCPFQSKGVPRRASDSAPQTPQNDTGSYAQNLMDEPPSWVDDLLAEPASGHRGISLRRSSSDPVSLLEVATSFQGPISPANEEDALSDSLLHESLEAAGASEVDGGFEAGSWVFGPNSPRQRSKLTDSESSIVTALLENVPSNPLQYLTVDYPSTSVTSKPHGMEDDYNPLANPDSHKLQRRHSGQRSRVRKLQYIAELERTVDMLQTLGADLATRVASLFQYRLALSMENKKLRQQIASLRQEKNIKDGQHQSLKNEAERLRMICGRHRRSKSVAACFEMDPSELDHSPINWQMLDLGKLNLGGR comes from the exons ATGTCTTGGCCAGCCCCCCTTCCTCCTCGCTGCCCATTTCAGAGCAAGGGGGTGCCTCGCCGAGCATCCGATTCTGCACCTCAAACCCCACAGAACGACACTGGATCGTATGCACAGAACCTCATGGATGAACCACCATCATGGGTAGATGATCTCTTGGCAGAACCGGCAAGTGGTCATAGAGGGATCTCTCTGCGGAGATCCTCCAGTGATCCAGTATCACTCCTGGAGGTGGCTACAAGTTTCCAAGGCCCAATATCTCCGGCCAATGAGGAAGATGCTTTGTCTGACAGTCTTCTCCATGAGTCGCTGGAGGCTGCGGGAGCCAGCGAAGTTGATGGTGGGTTTGAGGCTGGGAGCTGGGTCTTTGGCCCTAACTCCCCTAGACAAAGGAGCAAATTGACCGACTCTGAGAGCTCAATAGTGACTGCGCTGCTGGAAAATGTTCCTAGCAACCCACTGCAGTATCTAACTGTGGATTATCCAAGCACCTCTGTTACAAGCAAGCCACACGGAATGGAAGATGATTATAATCCTCTAGCCAATCCTGATTCTCACAAGTTACAAAGAAG GCACTCGGGTCAACGATCTAGGGTTCGTAAACTCCAATATATTGCTGAGCTTGAGAGAACTGTTGACATGCTTCAG ACACTGGGAGCAGATTTGGCCACTAGAGTTGCTTCTCTGTTTCAGTACCGTCTTGCTTTATCCATGGAAAACAAGAAACTAAGGCAGCAGATTGCCAGTCTTCgacaagaaaaaaatatcaagGATG GTCAACATCAGTCTCTGAAGAATGAAGCAGAGAGGTTGAGAATGATTTGTGGGCGCCACCGGAGAAGCAAAAGTGTGGCTGCATGTTTTGAGATGGACCCTTCTGAATTAGATCATTCGCCGATAAATTGGCAGATGTTGGACTTGGGAAAGCTCAATCTTGGTGGTAGGTAA